A portion of the Anoxybacillus gonensis genome contains these proteins:
- the leuS gene encoding leucine--tRNA ligase translates to MSFNHREIEKKWQKYWEENKTFKTTEDDGKRKFYALDMFPYPSGAGLHVGHPEGYTATDILARMKRMQGYNVLHPMGWDAFGLPAEQYALDTGNDPAEFTEKNINNFRRQIKSLGFSYDWDREVNTTDPNYYKWTQWIFLKLYEKGLAYMDEVPVNWCPALGTVLANEEVIDGKSERGGHPVIRKPMKQWMLRITAYADRLLEDLEELDWPESIKEMQRNWIGRSEGANIHFQVDGHNETFTVFTTRPDTLFGATYAVLAPEHPLVEKITTPEQKEAVDAYLKQIQSKSDLERTDLAKEKTGVFTGAYAINPANGEKLPIWIADYVLMSYGTGAIMAVPAHDERDYEFAKKFHLPIKEVVAGGDISKEAYTGDGEHVNSDFLNGLNKEEATKKMIEWLEANGKGEKKVSYRLRDWLFSRQRYWGEPIPIIHWEDGTMTPVPEEELPLVLPKTDEIKPSGTGESPLANIEEWVNVVDPKTGKKGRRETNTMPQWAGSCWYYLRYIDPHNDKQLADPEKLEKWLPVDIYIGGAEHAVLHLLYARFWHKFLYDIGVVPTKEPFQKLFNQGMILGENNEKMSKSKGNVVNPDDIVESHGADTLRLYEMFMGPLEASIAWSTKGLDGARRFLDRVWRLFVEEDGQLNPKIVDNPETDTLERVYHQTVKKVTEDYEALRFNTAISQLMVFINEAYKAPVLPKVYMEGFVKLLSPVCPHIAEELWEKLGHNNTIAYEAWPAYDEAKLVEDEVEIVIQVNGKVRAKLHVPADATKEQLEQLAMEDEKIKEQIEGKTVRKVIAVPGKLVNIVAN, encoded by the coding sequence GTGAGTTTTAATCATCGTGAAATCGAGAAAAAATGGCAAAAGTATTGGGAAGAAAATAAAACGTTCAAAACGACGGAAGATGACGGAAAGCGGAAGTTTTATGCACTCGACATGTTCCCGTATCCATCCGGCGCAGGATTGCATGTCGGTCATCCAGAAGGATATACAGCGACGGACATTTTAGCGCGTATGAAGCGCATGCAAGGATATAACGTATTGCATCCAATGGGGTGGGATGCGTTCGGATTGCCTGCCGAGCAATATGCGCTAGATACAGGAAATGACCCGGCTGAATTTACAGAAAAAAACATTAACAACTTCCGCCGCCAAATTAAATCATTAGGTTTTTCATATGACTGGGATCGTGAAGTGAATACGACCGATCCGAACTATTATAAATGGACGCAATGGATTTTCTTAAAGTTATATGAAAAAGGATTAGCGTATATGGATGAAGTGCCGGTGAACTGGTGCCCAGCGCTAGGAACGGTATTGGCGAACGAAGAAGTGATCGATGGAAAAAGTGAGCGCGGGGGACATCCGGTCATTCGTAAGCCGATGAAACAATGGATGCTTCGCATTACAGCATATGCGGATCGTTTGCTTGAAGATTTAGAAGAACTTGATTGGCCAGAAAGCATTAAAGAAATGCAACGCAACTGGATCGGTCGTTCAGAAGGAGCAAACATTCATTTCCAAGTCGATGGGCATAATGAAACGTTTACGGTGTTTACAACGCGTCCAGACACGTTATTCGGTGCCACTTATGCGGTGTTAGCACCTGAACATCCGCTCGTTGAAAAAATTACAACACCAGAACAAAAAGAAGCTGTTGATGCTTATTTAAAACAAATTCAAAGTAAAAGCGACCTCGAACGGACCGATTTAGCGAAAGAAAAAACGGGTGTATTTACGGGGGCGTATGCAATCAATCCAGCGAACGGTGAGAAATTGCCGATTTGGATCGCCGATTACGTGTTAATGAGCTACGGCACAGGGGCAATTATGGCTGTTCCAGCACATGATGAGCGCGATTATGAATTTGCGAAAAAATTTCATTTGCCAATCAAAGAAGTTGTTGCTGGTGGAGACATTTCAAAAGAGGCCTATACTGGAGACGGCGAACATGTAAACTCTGATTTCTTAAACGGCTTGAATAAAGAAGAAGCAACGAAAAAAATGATTGAATGGCTAGAGGCAAACGGAAAAGGGGAGAAGAAAGTATCGTATCGCCTTCGCGATTGGTTATTTAGCCGTCAACGTTATTGGGGAGAGCCGATTCCGATCATCCATTGGGAAGATGGAACGATGACGCCAGTGCCAGAAGAAGAGTTGCCGCTTGTGTTGCCGAAAACAGATGAAATTAAACCATCAGGAACAGGAGAATCACCGCTTGCGAACATTGAAGAATGGGTGAACGTCGTTGACCCGAAAACAGGCAAAAAAGGACGTCGTGAAACGAATACGATGCCGCAATGGGCAGGAAGTTGTTGGTACTATTTGCGTTACATCGATCCACATAACGATAAGCAATTAGCTGATCCTGAAAAGCTTGAAAAATGGTTGCCGGTCGACATTTACATTGGCGGGGCAGAACATGCGGTGTTGCACTTATTGTATGCACGTTTTTGGCATAAATTTTTATACGATATCGGCGTTGTGCCAACGAAAGAACCGTTCCAAAAGCTATTTAACCAAGGAATGATTCTTGGAGAAAACAATGAGAAAATGAGTAAGTCGAAAGGAAATGTTGTGAATCCGGACGATATTGTGGAAAGTCACGGAGCGGACACGTTGCGTTTATACGAAATGTTTATGGGTCCTTTAGAAGCGTCGATCGCGTGGTCGACAAAAGGTCTTGACGGTGCACGTCGCTTCTTAGATCGCGTATGGCGTCTATTTGTTGAAGAAGACGGCCAATTAAATCCGAAAATCGTTGACAATCCAGAGACAGATACGCTTGAACGTGTATATCATCAAACGGTGAAAAAAGTAACAGAAGATTACGAGGCGCTTCGTTTCAATACAGCAATTTCACAATTAATGGTGTTTATTAACGAAGCATATAAAGCGCCTGTATTACCGAAAGTGTATATGGAAGGATTCGTGAAGTTATTGTCGCCAGTTTGTCCTCATATTGCTGAGGAATTATGGGAGAAACTCGGACATAACAATACGATTGCATACGAAGCTTGGCCAGCATACGATGAAGCGAAATTAGTTGAAGATGAAGTTGAAATCGTCATTCAAGTAAACGGAAAAGTGCGTGCGAAACTACACGTTCCTGCTGATGCAACAAAAGAACAGCTCGAGCAATTGGCGATGGAAGACGAAAAAATTAAAGAACAAATTGAAGGGAAAACCGTACGTAAAGTGATCGCTGTCCCAGGAAAATTAGTAAACATTGTTGCAAATTAA
- a CDS encoding YtzC family protein — MATRQSMDEFLQHCEDVLRYAKEQYTEASKLEHYNDTEYVKAQQMLEHAVTDLAHFSLSCNAQQREQLHRMRLQLEQLQNDMILLRH; from the coding sequence ATGGCGACAAGACAGTCGATGGACGAGTTTTTGCAACATTGTGAAGATGTGCTTCGCTATGCAAAAGAACAATATACAGAAGCGAGCAAGCTTGAACATTATAACGATACAGAATATGTAAAAGCTCAGCAAATGCTTGAACATGCGGTGACCGATTTGGCGCATTTTTCGTTAAGCTGTAACGCCCAACAGCGCGAACAATTACACCGCATGCGTCTGCAGCTTGAACAATTACAAAACGATATGATTTTACTTCGTCATTAG